The bacterium genome contains the following window.
TTCTTGGGCGAAGGGACGCACCTGGCGCTTTTCTTCGCAGCCGGCCTTATCACCCCCTTCTTTCCGGACGCCATGTTGGCGGCCTGTGGCGTCATCCTCATCCCCATGAACCTCCTGTGGCTCGCGGCCGCCCTCCTCTGGTTCCGGGACAAGAAGCGCGTCTTGGAGGCGGCCGGGACCTGACCTGAAAAGCGATTGATTCCGCCTCGATTTGTGGGCTATCCGCTTGGGGGTCGATGAAATCACCCAAGCGGCGAAGGACCTCCTTCACCCTCTTCACCCCGGGACCGGTCATGATGCCCGACGACGTCCTGCGGTCGGGGGCCGAGCCGCTCCCCTATTTCCGCACGGACGCCTTCTCCCGAACGGTCCTGAACTGCGAAGCGATGCTCCTTCGCCTTCTGAAGGCCCCGGCGGGGTCCCGCACGGTCCTTCTGACCGCCTCCGGCACGGCCGCCATGGAGGCCGCGCTCGGCGGGTTCGGCGATGACGATAACCTGCTGGTCGTGAACGCGGGCGCGTTCGGAGAGCGTTTCGCCGAGATTTGCCGTTTTCACCGCCTCCCCCACGAAGAGCTGAGGATCGCCCCGGGTTCCCCTCCACCGCAGGGACTCAAGCCGGCCTCCTCCGTGAATGCCGTCGTGGCCTGCCACCATGAGACGACGACGGGAACGGTCTATGACCTGGATGCGTGGGACGCCTTCTGCAAGGCGAATAACGCGTTACTGATCGTGGACGCCATTTCCTCTTTCTTGGCGGACCCCATCGACCTGTCGCGGCAGTCCATCGACGCCCTGATCTTGAGCTCGCACAAGGGCTTGGCCCTGCCGCCGGGCCTGAGTTTCGTGGTCTTGAGCCCCCGCATGATCCGCAAGATCGAGACCGGACGCGCGAGGTCCTATTATCTGGAGTTGAATCGCTGCTTGAAAGAAGGCGTCCGGGGCCAGACCCCCTTTACCCCCGCCATCGGGCTCGTACGCCAGCTCGAGAAGAGGCTCGAGGCACTGATCCAGGAAGGGGCCGATGCCCAGGTGCGCCGCACCGCCCGGCTCGCCCGCGATTTCCGCAAAAAGATACGGGGATTGCCGTTGGACTTGTTTTCCGCGAACCCGTCGAACGCCCTGACGGCCCTGGAGCCGCGCGACGGGCGTTCCGCCCTTTGGTACGTCGAGAGGCTGCGCGAGGATTTCGGATTTTACGTCTGCCCCAACGGAGGCGACCTCCAGGACCGGGTGTTCCGGGTGGGACATCTGGGAAATCTGACGATACGCGACAACGCGCGCCTGGCGGCCGCTCTCAAGAAGCTTGCCGCCTCGAAATCAAACCGGAGGTTGGCGGCATGAAAACCATCATCATGGCGGCGGGGGTGGGGACGCGGATCAGCCAGCGCCTGGGAGACACCCCCAAGTGCTGCGCGCGCATTGGGGACGAATCCCTCATCCAAAGGACGGTCCGGACGCTCAAGAAGTCCGGCGTGCACGACATCTCCGTCATCGTCGGATTCAAGGCCGCGCGGGTCCGGGAAGACATCGAAAGCATGGGCGTCAAGACCTACGAAAATCCTTTCTTCGACGTCACCAATTCGATCGCCTCCCTGTGGTTTGCCCGCCGGGAGCTGCAGACCGACGACGACGTCATTGTCATGAACGGCGATCTCTTCTTCGAGGAACATCTCATCCCGCACGTCATCAAGGCCCCGCAGGAACGCGTCGTCTTTGCGGACCCGAAGAGGACTCAGGAGGCGGATTACCGCCTGCAATACAGCGGAGGGATCGTACGCGAGTTCGGCAAGACCCTCCCGGTCGCTCGCACCACGGGCGAATACGTGGGAATCGCCAAGATCGGCGCGTCTTTCCTCGATACGTTCCGCAATCACCTCGAATTCCTCATCGGACAGCAACGTCACGGGCTTTGGTGGGAAAACGTCCTTTTCGATCTCTCCGAGCGCGGGGAGCCGATCTTCGTGCAGGAAATCGCGGACGTTTTCTGGGCCGAGATCGATTATTGGGAAGACTACCAGAGGATCATGGAGTTCCTGAACCGCGGGGGCTCAGGTGTCGCAGACGGGGACGTCCGCCGCGCCGAGCGCGCCGGCGGCAGGCAGATCCTTCGGACGGTGAAGTAACAATCCGCGGGGATAGAAATAAACGCAAACCAAGGTCACGATCAGGATTCCCAGCGAGGCCACCCACCCCGCCGAGCGCAAACCCGCGCTGGACGTCAAGACGAGCCCCCCGAAACCCACCAGGGACGTCAGGTTCGAAACCAGGATGGCCGGAACTTCATTGGCCATCGTTTCGGGGCTAAAACCTCGCTGATCCAGAGATTCCCCGAGATGGACGAACGAATCGACGGCGGTTCCCAAGATGACGGGAATGACGGCGATGTTGATGATGTTGAGGCGGATCCCCAGGGCCCACAGCGCCGCCGCTAAGAGGAGCAGGCTGCCGACGAGCGAACCAAACACGAGAGCGGCGCGCGGCAACGGTTTCACCTTCACGAAAAGCACCAGGCCCAGAACGCCCAAGAAAAAGAGGAAAACGCGGGGCGATTCACCCTCGATCAGGCGGATGATGTCGTCGCTGACGAACGTGTTGTCCACGGCCAGGAACGGAACCCCCGCCTTCGCCTCGAACTCCCGGATGCCGTCTCGGTAACGTTTCATCGTTTCGGCGGAGACGCGGCCGAATGCCGGATTCAAGGCCACCGCGAAGTCGCCCGAACCGTCACGGGCCTCAAACAGACGCCTGACTTCGGGAGGAAGCGATTCCCGCGCGATCGGCGGCGCCTGGAGGGAACTCTCGAGACTCGCCAAGATTC
Protein-coding sequences here:
- a CDS encoding aminotransferase class V-fold PLP-dependent enzyme; its protein translation is MKSPKRRRTSFTLFTPGPVMMPDDVLRSGAEPLPYFRTDAFSRTVLNCEAMLLRLLKAPAGSRTVLLTASGTAAMEAALGGFGDDDNLLVVNAGAFGERFAEICRFHRLPHEELRIAPGSPPPQGLKPASSVNAVVACHHETTTGTVYDLDAWDAFCKANNALLIVDAISSFLADPIDLSRQSIDALILSSHKGLALPPGLSFVVLSPRMIRKIETGRARSYYLELNRCLKEGVRGQTPFTPAIGLVRQLEKRLEALIQEGADAQVRRTARLARDFRKKIRGLPLDLFSANPSNALTALEPRDGRSALWYVERLREDFGFYVCPNGGDLQDRVFRVGHLGNLTIRDNARLAAALKKLAASKSNRRLAA
- a CDS encoding phosphocholine cytidylyltransferase family protein; the encoded protein is MKTIIMAAGVGTRISQRLGDTPKCCARIGDESLIQRTVRTLKKSGVHDISVIVGFKAARVREDIESMGVKTYENPFFDVTNSIASLWFARRELQTDDDVIVMNGDLFFEEHLIPHVIKAPQERVVFADPKRTQEADYRLQYSGGIVREFGKTLPVARTTGEYVGIAKIGASFLDTFRNHLEFLIGQQRHGLWWENVLFDLSERGEPIFVQEIADVFWAEIDYWEDYQRIMEFLNRGGSGVADGDVRRAERAGGRQILRTVK